One genomic window of Gammaproteobacteria bacterium includes the following:
- a CDS encoding type II secretion system GspH family protein has translation MSQPSPILPAKSQGFTLIEMAMVLVIVGILLSMTLPIVRGMVQNSKHNAERNILEETRSALIGYAFIHGGFPDPLANDVVPAGQLGVRATGPYAKPFLYDVNSNLLASTTGGDIGTFCAAVHAEQTASAEPMTWHGTDFSNPVNSSPQAFVLVSQGANYRTDRENKPLGDGTLTDRIYENSATAEANNYDDAVASYSLVQLKNDCLKIAAPPVVTTTCAAVGDARCAEFTNKTGQNVYYAVGKDWNATLGRCELLADDGYVDLGMWDKDQKLFVVTALEKDNKSGNWKCDDKMVIVEKRLKDIDSSADPDLMATAVCQSIVKDSCALY, from the coding sequence ATGAGCCAACCTAGCCCCATTCTCCCAGCCAAATCTCAGGGATTTACCTTGATTGAAATGGCCATGGTGCTGGTCATTGTCGGCATTCTGCTGTCCATGACATTACCCATAGTGCGTGGCATGGTTCAAAACAGTAAGCACAATGCCGAACGAAATATTCTCGAAGAAACCCGTTCCGCCCTGATCGGCTATGCCTTTATTCACGGAGGCTTTCCTGATCCATTGGCCAATGATGTTGTGCCGGCAGGCCAACTGGGCGTGCGCGCCACCGGGCCTTACGCCAAACCATTTCTCTACGACGTCAACAGCAATCTGCTAGCCAGCACAACGGGCGGTGACATTGGCACTTTCTGCGCCGCAGTACATGCAGAACAAACCGCAAGTGCCGAGCCCATGACATGGCATGGCACTGACTTTAGTAATCCAGTGAACAGCTCTCCCCAAGCATTTGTATTGGTTTCGCAAGGCGCCAACTACCGCACTGATCGTGAGAATAAACCGCTTGGCGATGGTACTTTGACCGATCGTATCTATGAAAATTCTGCCACCGCAGAGGCCAATAATTACGATGATGCCGTAGCTAGCTACTCACTTGTTCAGTTAAAAAACGATTGCCTGAAGATAGCTGCGCCGCCCGTAGTCACCACCACATGCGCAGCAGTAGGCGATGCACGCTGCGCCGAGTTTACCAACAAAACTGGACAGAATGTTTATTACGCCGTAGGCAAGGACTGGAATGCCACCCTAGGACGCTGCGAGCTGCTGGCCGATGACGGTTACGTTGATCTGGGTATGTGGGACAAGGACCAGAAACTGTTTGTAGTTACTGCTCTCGAAAAGGACAATAAATCGGGTAACTGGAAATGTGACGACAAAATGGTGATTGTAGAAAAACGATTAAAAGACATCGACAGTAGCGCTGACCCTGACCTGATGGCAACCGCAGTTTGCCAGTCCATAGTCAAGGACAGTTGCGCCCTCTACTAA
- a CDS encoding prepilin-type N-terminal cleavage/methylation domain-containing protein, producing MTEKHTKGFTLIELAVVLLIIGFLINLILPMARNLMNMGKQSGEKLLVQQAKVSLMNYAKRFGGFPEPLPGNKFPAQLLGYDATSVFGGSLFYDINSAYTITTTGGNFENLCKAPITDSPAGLPGVWSDNSYSNPSLSGPAIFVVFSAGADRVASGQNTPVGTAGDRRYENSAKTQDTQYDDIVENYSPSNLCQLCMQTGFACHAPVP from the coding sequence ATGACAGAAAAACACACAAAAGGATTTACCCTCATCGAGTTGGCAGTCGTGTTGCTGATCATCGGCTTTCTGATCAACCTGATACTGCCCATGGCACGCAATCTGATGAACATGGGCAAACAGTCCGGCGAAAAATTGCTGGTACAACAGGCCAAGGTTTCACTGATGAATTACGCCAAACGCTTTGGTGGATTTCCCGAACCACTTCCTGGCAACAAATTCCCTGCACAACTGCTTGGCTATGATGCCACCTCGGTGTTTGGTGGCAGCCTCTTCTACGATATCAACAGTGCGTACACAATAACCACTACGGGTGGTAATTTTGAAAACCTATGCAAGGCACCTATCACCGACTCACCAGCCGGTCTGCCCGGCGTATGGAGTGACAACAGCTACAGCAATCCATCGTTAAGCGGCCCGGCGATATTTGTCGTTTTTTCTGCCGGAGCCGATCGTGTAGCCAGTGGACAAAATACCCCCGTGGGCACCGCAGGTGACCGGCGCTATGAAAACAGCGCCAAGACGCAGGACACACAATACGACGATATCGTAGAGAATTACTCTCCCAGCAACTTGTGTCAGCTATGCATGCAAACCGGATTCGCTTGTCACGCCCCGGTGCCTTGA